From Actinopolyspora lacussalsi, a single genomic window includes:
- a CDS encoding lysophospholipase L1-like esterase (product_source=COG2755; cath_funfam=3.40.50.1110; cleavage_site_network=SignalP-noTM; cog=COG2755; pfam=PF13472; superfamily=52266) gives MRGLVLRTLLCLLGCLAAVAATAPAATARPEPEPRAQEWVAAWAASPVRGSDLPGTDSCPAGEGVDDATVRDAVFISSGGSEVRIRLSNVYGNAPLRSGHATVAVRSAGATAVPGTMRELRFGGSSSTVIPAGEYRYSDPVELRVEALSTLLISVHLPETTGALTNHPFANQTNYLARGDTAADPAGSGYSTMPCWVVADAVDVRPSPRIEGTVVAFGDSITDTAATTYNSNQRWPDHLARRLHARSGATLSVVNAGLGGNRLLAERPGQPYYGIAGVDRFAGDVLSQSGVRSVIVLEGINDIGYNATADEMIAGYERLIELAHARGVTVLGGTITPFKGSSVWTQQREDTRQRVNEWIRNSGRFDAVIDFAAATADPDAPLRLRPSYDGGDGLHPGDAGTAAMADAVDLDELLAVSVDRAATVTGSAHH, from the coding sequence TTGCGTGGTTTGGTCCTTCGTACGTTGCTGTGCCTGCTCGGCTGTCTGGCCGCCGTTGCCGCGACCGCGCCGGCCGCCACCGCTCGTCCTGAGCCGGAGCCGCGTGCCCAGGAATGGGTGGCCGCATGGGCGGCCAGTCCCGTGCGAGGCAGCGATCTTCCGGGAACCGACTCGTGCCCGGCGGGGGAGGGGGTCGACGACGCCACGGTGCGCGATGCCGTGTTCATCAGCAGCGGCGGTTCCGAGGTCCGGATCAGACTCAGCAACGTGTACGGGAACGCTCCGCTTCGGAGCGGCCACGCGACTGTCGCGGTGCGCTCCGCCGGTGCCACCGCCGTGCCCGGAACCATGCGCGAACTGAGGTTCGGCGGGAGCTCGAGCACCGTGATCCCGGCGGGCGAGTACCGCTACAGCGATCCGGTCGAGCTGCGGGTCGAGGCGCTGTCCACGCTGCTGATCAGCGTTCACCTTCCCGAGACCACCGGTGCGCTGACCAATCATCCCTTCGCCAATCAGACCAACTACCTGGCACGGGGTGACACCGCTGCCGATCCGGCCGGTTCGGGATACAGCACCATGCCGTGTTGGGTCGTGGCGGATGCCGTCGATGTGCGCCCGAGTCCACGAATCGAGGGCACGGTGGTCGCCTTCGGAGACTCGATCACCGACACCGCCGCCACCACTTACAACTCCAATCAACGTTGGCCCGACCATCTGGCGCGACGGTTGCACGCCAGAAGCGGCGCCACCCTCTCGGTCGTCAACGCGGGGCTCGGCGGTAACCGACTGCTGGCCGAGCGCCCCGGGCAGCCCTATTACGGGATTGCCGGGGTGGACCGGTTCGCCGGGGACGTGTTGAGCCAGTCCGGGGTGCGCAGCGTGATCGTGCTGGAGGGGATAAACGATATCGGCTACAACGCCACCGCCGATGAGATGATCGCGGGCTACGAGCGGCTGATCGAGCTGGCCCACGCTCGGGGAGTGACCGTGTTGGGCGGCACGATCACGCCGTTCAAGGGATCGAGCGTCTGGACCCAGCAGCGGGAGGACACCCGGCAGCGGGTCAACGAGTGGATCAGGAATAGCGGCCGGTTCGACGCGGTGATCGACTTCGCGGCGGCCACCGCCGATCCCGACGCGCCGCTGCGGTTGCGACCGAGCTACGACGGCGGTGACGGGCTGCACCCCGGCGATGCCGGTACCGCCGCCATGGCGGATGCCGTGGATCTCGACGAACTGCTCGCGGTGTCGGTGGACCGGGCCGCGACGGTGACGGGTTCCGCGCACCACTGA
- a CDS encoding beta-glucosidase (product_source=KO:K05350; cath_funfam=3.20.20.80; cog=COG2723; ko=KO:K05350; pfam=PF00232; superfamily=51445; tigrfam=TIGR03356), with translation MTGESTFPTFPDGFRWGVATSAYQIEGAVDVNGRGASIWDTFSHRAGAVDNGDTGDVACDHYHRYEEDIALMRELGVDSYRFSVAWPRIQPQGSGAPSSAGLDFYSRLVDELLAAGIEPCLTLYHWDLPQRLEEAGGWRERDTAGRFADYAAIVHRELGDRVRLWTTLNEPFCAAFLGYAEGRHAPGAREGHEALAAAHHLLLGHGAATAAMRAQRYGDESFGITLNLNPVTPVSDSPEDVAAARRYECYQNLAFSDPVLAGSYPDIESTVWGEISDFSFRRGGDLELIGTELDFLGVNNYFPAYVRAEPFESVDPKLRTADDIGVELDPPESLRRTTMNWPVEAAGLSRLLLWLGERYPELPPIYITENGTSGFDAPDGEGEIHDGHRIEYLDTHLRELRGAMRAGVVVHGYYCWSLLDNFEWAEGYKQRFGLVYVDFESQRRVRKDSFDWYRRAVAHSREPDSSLTG, from the coding sequence TTGACTGGCGAATCTACTTTCCCCACCTTCCCCGACGGTTTCAGGTGGGGAGTGGCGACCTCGGCCTATCAGATCGAAGGGGCGGTGGACGTCAACGGACGCGGGGCGTCCATCTGGGACACCTTCTCGCACCGAGCAGGTGCGGTGGACAACGGTGACACCGGCGATGTGGCCTGCGACCACTACCACCGTTACGAGGAGGACATCGCGCTGATGCGCGAGCTGGGGGTCGACAGCTATCGGTTCTCGGTGGCTTGGCCCCGGATACAGCCGCAGGGCAGCGGTGCGCCGAGCAGCGCGGGACTCGACTTCTACTCGCGGTTGGTCGACGAACTGCTCGCGGCGGGTATCGAACCGTGCCTGACGCTGTACCACTGGGATCTGCCCCAGCGGCTCGAGGAAGCGGGCGGATGGCGTGAACGCGACACGGCAGGCCGGTTCGCCGACTACGCGGCGATCGTGCACCGCGAGCTCGGCGATCGGGTGCGGTTGTGGACGACGCTCAACGAACCGTTCTGTGCCGCGTTCCTCGGCTACGCCGAGGGCAGGCACGCGCCCGGCGCCAGGGAAGGCCACGAGGCGCTCGCCGCCGCCCACCACCTCCTGCTGGGCCACGGCGCCGCGACAGCCGCGATGCGTGCGCAGCGTTACGGTGACGAGTCGTTCGGGATCACGCTCAACCTGAATCCGGTGACACCGGTCAGCGACTCCCCCGAGGACGTGGCAGCGGCCAGGCGCTACGAGTGCTACCAGAATCTCGCGTTCTCCGATCCGGTGTTGGCCGGGAGCTATCCGGACATCGAAAGCACGGTGTGGGGCGAGATCAGTGACTTCTCCTTCCGGCGCGGTGGTGATCTGGAACTGATCGGCACGGAGCTCGACTTTCTGGGCGTGAACAACTACTTCCCGGCTTACGTGCGTGCCGAACCCTTCGAGAGCGTCGATCCGAAGCTGCGCACGGCCGACGACATCGGGGTAGAACTCGATCCCCCCGAGTCGCTGCGACGGACCACGATGAACTGGCCGGTGGAGGCGGCGGGACTGTCCCGACTGCTGCTGTGGCTCGGCGAACGCTATCCCGAGCTTCCACCGATCTACATCACCGAGAACGGAACGAGTGGATTCGACGCGCCGGACGGCGAGGGCGAGATCCACGATGGGCACCGCATCGAGTATCTGGACACGCATCTGCGCGAACTGCGCGGCGCGATGCGCGCCGGGGTCGTCGTGCACGGCTACTACTGCTGGTCGTTGCTGGACAACTTCGAGTGGGCTGAAGGGTACAAGCAGCGTTTCGGCCTGGTGTACGTGGACTTCGAGTCCCAACGACGAGTCCGCAAGGACAGCTTCGACTGGTACCGCCGTGCCGTCGCGCACTCGCGGGAACCCGACAGCTCGTTGACAGGCTGA
- a CDS encoding multiple sugar transport system ATP-binding protein (product_source=KO:K10112; cath_funfam=3.40.50.300; cog=COG3839; ko=KO:K10112; pfam=PF00005; smart=SM00382; superfamily=50331,52540): MAEVEYRAATRAYPSTPPVRAVDSLDLEIGDGEFLVLVGPSGSGKSTALRMLAGLEDVDEGGISIGSADVTGTPPKARDIAMVFQSYALYPHMTVGENMGFALKLRKTPKDVIRRKVAEAAEMLDLREFLDRKPRALSGGQRQRVAMGRAIVRDPSVFLMDEPLSNLDAKLRVETRANIAALQRKLGTTTIYVTHDQVEAMTMGDRVAVLDGGVLQQVAAPRELYDNPANSFVAGFIGSPAMNLETVPSRGDSVLLGGHRVELARAAQAAAEGLDEVMFGVRPEALRPVPADEEGIRMDVELVEELGADALVIGSVDVSGVAKRFTVRTDGRGVPGAGETLNLVLRDHEDVHLFHPSTGQRLVA; this comes from the coding sequence ATGGCAGAAGTCGAATACCGCGCCGCCACGAGAGCCTATCCGAGCACACCGCCGGTCCGGGCGGTCGACTCACTGGACCTCGAGATCGGTGACGGCGAGTTCCTGGTACTGGTGGGGCCTTCCGGCTCCGGGAAGTCGACGGCGCTGCGCATGCTCGCTGGGCTGGAGGACGTCGACGAGGGCGGCATCTCGATCGGCAGCGCCGACGTCACCGGCACTCCTCCCAAGGCGCGCGACATAGCGATGGTGTTTCAGTCCTACGCGCTGTACCCGCACATGACGGTCGGCGAGAACATGGGGTTCGCCTTGAAGCTGCGCAAGACCCCCAAGGACGTGATACGCCGCAAGGTCGCCGAGGCGGCCGAGATGCTGGATCTGCGCGAGTTCCTCGATCGCAAGCCACGTGCCCTGTCCGGCGGGCAACGGCAGCGGGTCGCGATGGGCAGGGCCATCGTTCGGGATCCGAGCGTGTTCCTGATGGACGAGCCCCTGTCCAACCTCGATGCCAAACTGCGGGTGGAGACCCGCGCGAACATCGCCGCCCTGCAGCGGAAACTGGGCACCACCACCATCTACGTCACCCACGATCAGGTCGAGGCCATGACCATGGGCGACCGGGTGGCGGTGTTGGACGGGGGAGTCCTGCAGCAGGTCGCCGCCCCGCGTGAGCTCTACGACAACCCCGCCAACTCGTTCGTCGCCGGATTCATCGGATCACCCGCGATGAACCTGGAGACCGTCCCGTCGCGGGGAGACAGCGTGTTGCTCGGCGGTCATCGGGTCGAACTGGCCCGCGCCGCACAGGCCGCGGCGGAGGGCCTCGACGAGGTGATGTTCGGGGTACGCCCGGAGGCGCTGCGTCCGGTGCCCGCCGACGAGGAGGGTATCCGGATGGACGTGGAACTGGTCGAGGAACTGGGTGCCGACGCACTGGTAATCGGCTCCGTGGATGTCTCGGGTGTCGCCAAGCGGTTCACGGTTCGTACCGACGGCCGCGGCGTTCCCGGCGCGGGGGAGACGCTGAACCTGGTGCTGCGGGATCACGAGGATGTGCACCTGTTCCACCCCAGCACCGGTCAGCGGCTCGTCGCGTGA
- a CDS encoding imidazolonepropionase-like amidohydrolase (product_source=COG1228; cath_funfam=2.30.40.10,3.20.20.140; cog=COG1228; pfam=PF01979; superfamily=51338,51556) produces MRLLVTAERIWTGNEGHIIEDGAVLVDEGTITAVGPRTELAESAIEAERYDFPGHTLLPGLINAHVHLSFDAGEEPINTLLATEDHELLDGMAERARDSLDAGTTTVRDLGDRNGAAIRIRDAVARSEIAGPRVLAAGPPLTVREGHCWFLGGEVEREEDSLRRAVTHRAELGADVVKVMASGGQITPKSPAMWQSQFDAAELRVIVDESRRHGLPVAAHAHGSDAIEGAVSAGVSTIEHCTWLGPDGLDEREPVIREMRQRGISVCAGQSRNWHRLADKVGAERAQRFQRRLRTLDEAGVDVIIGTDAGLRDSVFDDFAGALGLYEHLGFGNERILRMATSEAAIALGIGERTGRVATGLAADLVVVRGDPLTRLGDLGEVALTVANGRPHHPSASG; encoded by the coding sequence ATGCGACTACTGGTGACGGCGGAACGGATATGGACCGGAAACGAAGGTCACATCATCGAGGACGGTGCGGTGCTCGTGGACGAGGGCACGATCACCGCAGTGGGTCCGCGCACCGAGCTGGCCGAATCGGCGATCGAGGCGGAGAGGTACGATTTCCCAGGACACACGCTCCTGCCGGGACTGATCAACGCACACGTGCACCTGTCCTTCGACGCGGGCGAAGAACCGATCAACACGCTGCTGGCCACCGAGGACCACGAGCTGCTGGACGGTATGGCCGAACGAGCTCGCGACTCCCTGGACGCGGGAACCACCACCGTTCGTGACCTCGGCGACAGGAACGGCGCGGCGATCCGGATCAGGGACGCCGTCGCACGGTCCGAGATCGCCGGACCGCGCGTGCTCGCGGCGGGCCCACCGTTGACCGTCCGTGAGGGACACTGCTGGTTCCTCGGCGGTGAGGTGGAACGCGAGGAGGATTCGCTGCGCCGAGCGGTCACGCATCGCGCGGAACTCGGCGCGGACGTGGTGAAGGTGATGGCATCCGGTGGGCAGATCACCCCGAAGTCGCCCGCCATGTGGCAGTCACAGTTCGACGCCGCCGAACTACGAGTCATCGTGGACGAAAGCCGGCGGCACGGACTGCCGGTCGCCGCACACGCGCACGGATCCGACGCGATCGAGGGCGCGGTCTCCGCAGGTGTGAGCACTATCGAGCACTGCACGTGGCTGGGACCGGACGGGTTGGACGAACGTGAGCCGGTGATCCGCGAGATGCGGCAGCGCGGTATCAGCGTGTGTGCCGGGCAGTCCCGCAACTGGCACCGGCTCGCCGACAAGGTCGGTGCGGAACGGGCGCAGCGGTTCCAGCGACGACTCCGCACCCTGGACGAGGCAGGAGTCGATGTGATCATCGGAACCGACGCGGGGCTGCGGGACTCGGTGTTCGACGATTTCGCCGGAGCGCTGGGGCTGTACGAGCACCTGGGGTTCGGCAACGAACGGATCCTTCGGATGGCCACCTCCGAAGCCGCGATCGCGCTCGGCATCGGCGAACGTACCGGGCGGGTGGCGACGGGGCTGGCCGCCGACCTGGTGGTGGTGCGCGGTGATCCGCTGACGCGATTGGGCGATCTGGGTGAGGTGGCCCTGACGGTCGCGAACGGTAGACCACACCACCCCTCGGCGAGTGGGTGA
- a CDS encoding fructose-bisphosphate aldolase class I (product_source=KO:K01623; cath_funfam=3.20.20.70; cog=COG3588; ko=KO:K01623; pfam=PF00274; superfamily=51569) codes for MFSDDMRLIAQQMVAPGKGILAADESTGTMEKRLHAVGLDSNEEVRRQYRELIVSTPELGSSISGVILYDETVRQDSGSGVPLRKIAEQNGVLPGIKVDKGAKPLAGTDGEKITEGLDGLRDRLAEYVQLGMKFTKWRAVLDIGSGRPSDYAIHTNAHALARYAALSQEAGLVPMVEPEVLMDGDHSLAAAEEASTRALRRVFAELAEQHVDLESMVLKPNMVVAGKDHSPQPGSVEVAEATVRTLKRTVPAAVPGIAFLSGGQSDEEATVNLNAINQLGPLPWQVTFSFGRGLLAPALQEWVGRDEKFDSAQQVLAHRAKLNGAACEGRYESALENA; via the coding sequence GTGTTCAGCGACGACATGCGGTTGATCGCACAGCAGATGGTTGCACCGGGCAAAGGCATTCTCGCCGCCGACGAGAGCACCGGAACGATGGAGAAGAGGTTGCACGCCGTCGGCCTCGACTCCAACGAGGAAGTGCGGCGCCAGTACCGCGAGCTGATCGTCTCCACGCCGGAGTTGGGGAGCTCGATCAGCGGTGTGATCCTGTACGACGAAACCGTCCGCCAGGACTCCGGCTCTGGGGTGCCGCTGCGCAAGATCGCGGAGCAGAACGGCGTCCTGCCCGGTATCAAGGTGGACAAGGGAGCCAAGCCGCTCGCCGGAACCGACGGTGAGAAGATCACCGAAGGACTGGACGGACTGCGGGACAGGCTGGCCGAGTACGTCCAGCTCGGCATGAAGTTCACCAAGTGGCGCGCGGTGCTCGACATCGGGTCCGGCAGGCCCAGTGACTACGCGATCCACACCAACGCCCACGCGCTCGCCCGCTACGCGGCGCTGTCGCAGGAGGCGGGGCTGGTTCCCATGGTCGAGCCGGAGGTGCTGATGGACGGCGACCACTCGTTGGCCGCCGCCGAGGAGGCGAGCACCCGGGCGCTTCGTCGTGTCTTCGCCGAACTCGCCGAGCAGCACGTCGATCTCGAGTCGATGGTGCTCAAACCGAACATGGTGGTCGCGGGCAAGGATCACAGCCCGCAACCCGGTTCCGTCGAGGTCGCCGAGGCCACGGTACGCACGCTCAAGCGAACCGTTCCCGCGGCGGTCCCCGGCATCGCCTTCCTCTCCGGAGGACAGAGCGACGAGGAGGCCACGGTCAATCTCAACGCGATCAACCAGCTCGGTCCGTTGCCGTGGCAGGTCACCTTCTCGTTCGGACGCGGCCTGCTGGCTCCTGCCCTGCAGGAGTGGGTCGGACGTGACGAGAAGTTCGACAGCGCCCAGCAGGTACTGGCACACCGGGCGAAGTTGAACGGGGCCGCCTGCGAGGGGCGTTACGAATCCGCCCTGGAAAACGCCTGA
- a CDS encoding mannose/cellobiose epimerase-like protein (N-acyl-D-glucosamine 2-epimerase family) (product_source=COG2942; cath_funfam=1.50.10.10; cog=COG2942; pfam=PF07221; superfamily=48208) translates to MTNPDSAEHHEWLTAERSRLFDFASAARGSEGGFGWLDDAGNPDPGRPVETWITARMTHVFSLAHLLGEPDAAELADHGIAALVDQLRDSEHGGWFTSTVDTTKGAYEHAFVVLATSSATAAERPGAAELLTEALRVVESRFWDDQVGLGLESWDRAWTITESYRGANSNMHLVEAMLAAGDVTDERIWHQRALRIAGTLIDEVARTHGWRLPEHFTPAWEPEPDYNSDRPHDPFRPHGTTVGHWLEWSRLLLQLEASLGEEESPNWLISDARNLFEAAIQHGWHADGHPGFVYTLDWQDRPQVRERMHWVTAEAVLTAAALHRRTAESYYQRWYATFWDFARTRHIDYGQGSWHHELTPDGRPSTTVWAGKPDAYHAYQAALFPTLPLAPSAATALRPAPR, encoded by the coding sequence TTGACCAATCCCGACTCCGCGGAACACCACGAGTGGCTGACGGCCGAACGGAGCAGGCTGTTCGACTTCGCTTCCGCCGCACGCGGCTCCGAAGGTGGCTTCGGATGGCTGGACGACGCCGGAAATCCCGATCCGGGCCGACCAGTGGAAACCTGGATCACGGCCCGGATGACACACGTGTTCAGTCTCGCCCATCTGCTCGGTGAACCTGACGCCGCGGAACTCGCCGACCACGGCATCGCCGCGCTGGTCGACCAACTGCGCGACTCCGAGCACGGCGGCTGGTTCACCAGCACGGTCGACACCACCAAGGGTGCCTACGAACACGCTTTCGTGGTACTGGCGACCAGTAGCGCCACGGCCGCGGAACGCCCCGGCGCCGCGGAGTTGCTCACCGAGGCGCTGCGCGTCGTCGAGTCCCGCTTCTGGGACGACCAGGTGGGGTTGGGGCTGGAGAGCTGGGACAGAGCCTGGACGATCACCGAGTCCTACCGTGGCGCCAACAGCAACATGCACCTCGTGGAAGCCATGCTCGCCGCGGGCGACGTCACCGATGAACGGATCTGGCACCAGCGAGCGCTGCGGATCGCCGGAACGCTGATCGACGAGGTCGCCCGTACCCACGGCTGGCGACTGCCGGAGCACTTCACTCCCGCGTGGGAGCCCGAACCAGATTACAACAGCGATCGTCCGCACGACCCGTTCCGCCCGCACGGCACCACTGTGGGGCACTGGCTGGAATGGTCCAGACTGCTGCTGCAGTTGGAGGCATCCCTCGGGGAGGAGGAGTCACCGAACTGGCTGATCTCCGACGCTCGGAATCTGTTCGAGGCCGCCATACAGCACGGTTGGCACGCCGACGGTCACCCCGGGTTCGTCTACACCCTGGACTGGCAGGACCGCCCGCAGGTTCGCGAACGAATGCACTGGGTCACCGCCGAGGCGGTCCTGACCGCTGCCGCGCTGCACCGACGTACCGCCGAGTCCTACTACCAACGGTGGTATGCCACGTTCTGGGATTTCGCACGGACGAGGCACATCGACTACGGACAGGGCAGTTGGCACCACGAGCTGACCCCGGACGGCCGCCCCTCGACAACCGTGTGGGCGGGTAAGCCCGACGCTTATCACGCCTACCAGGCCGCGTTGTTCCCGACCCTTCCCCTGGCGCCCTCGGCGGCGACGGCGTTGCGACCCGCCCCGCGCTGA
- a CDS encoding multiple sugar transport system permease protein (product_source=KO:K02026; cath_funfam=1.10.3720.10; cog=COG0395; ko=KO:K02026; pfam=PF00528; superfamily=161098; transmembrane_helix_parts=Inside_1_11,TMhelix_12_34,Outside_35_72,TMhelix_73_95,Inside_96_106,TMhelix_107_129,Outside_130_143,TMhelix_144_166,Inside_167_199,TMhelix_200_222,Outside_223_241,TMhelix_242_264,Inside_265_279), with product MREPRWFQWVRGVGLCLLTLFTVIPLYVMVTTSVKPLADVQDTFQWLPSALTLEPYVDMWSTVRLADYFVNSAVVSLGAAAFSVLIALFAAYAISRYRFRGRDAFRFTVLSTQMFPGILFLLPLYLIYATVGQATGIVLQGSHIGLIITYLTFSLPFSIWMLVSYFDSIPVDLDEAAYIDGAGPVQTLWRVVIPAAKPGIAAVSIYAFMTAWGETLFASIMTDSDSTTLAIGLRDYSTQSTVYWNEVMSASLVVSIPVVLGFLALQRYLVQGLTAGAVK from the coding sequence ATGCGTGAGCCACGCTGGTTCCAGTGGGTTCGCGGTGTAGGACTGTGCCTGCTGACGCTGTTCACCGTCATACCGCTTTACGTCATGGTGACGACCTCGGTGAAGCCCCTGGCCGACGTGCAGGACACGTTTCAGTGGTTGCCCTCGGCGCTGACGCTGGAGCCCTATGTCGACATGTGGTCGACCGTGCGGCTGGCCGACTACTTCGTCAACAGTGCCGTGGTCTCGCTGGGCGCGGCCGCCTTCTCGGTGTTGATAGCGCTGTTCGCCGCCTACGCGATCAGCCGTTACCGCTTTCGCGGTCGTGACGCCTTCCGGTTCACCGTGCTGTCCACCCAGATGTTTCCGGGAATCCTGTTCCTGCTGCCGCTGTACCTGATCTACGCCACTGTCGGACAGGCAACGGGAATCGTTCTCCAGGGCAGCCACATCGGCCTGATCATCACGTATCTGACCTTCTCGCTTCCCTTCTCGATCTGGATGCTGGTCAGTTACTTCGACTCGATCCCGGTCGATCTCGACGAAGCGGCCTACATCGACGGAGCCGGCCCGGTCCAGACGTTGTGGCGGGTCGTGATCCCGGCCGCGAAGCCGGGCATAGCCGCGGTGTCGATCTACGCGTTCATGACGGCCTGGGGCGAGACCCTGTTCGCCTCCATCATGACCGATTCCGATTCCACGACCCTCGCGATCGGGCTGCGTGATTACTCCACACAGTCCACGGTCTACTGGAACGAGGTGATGTCGGCCTCGTTGGTGGTCAGCATTCCGGTCGTGCTGGGTTTCCTGGCCCTGCAGCGTTACCTCGTGCAGGGGCTGACGGCTGGAGCCGTCAAGTGA
- a CDS encoding multiple sugar transport system permease protein (product_source=KO:K02025; cath_funfam=1.10.3720.10; cog=COG1175; ko=KO:K02025; pfam=PF00528; superfamily=161098; transmembrane_helix_parts=Inside_1_30,TMhelix_31_53,Outside_54_102,TMhelix_103_125,Inside_126_131,TMhelix_132_154,Outside_155_178,TMhelix_179_201,Inside_202_233,TMhelix_234_256,Outside_257_292,TMhelix_293_315,Inside_316_323), whose protein sequence is MTVTSTASTAPPSGAEPNGSRARRPRISKRSVPYLLLAPALFFELLVHIVPMLGGLWMSFLRLNQFFLREWMSAPFTGLQNYRFALDFDGAAGVELFQSFAVTIAFAVITVGVSWVMGLAAALFLQRSFPGRTLLRGLFLVPYALPIYTSVMIWKFMLDRSDGMVNATLSDLGLGGERFWLLGNNAFLSLTVTAIWRLWPFAFLALMAGLQSIPTDIYDAAAVDGAGLWQQIRTITVPMLQPVSQVLILVLFLWTFNDFNVPYLLFDQAVPSSANLISIHIYQNSFLTWNFGLGSAMSTLLLLFLLVITAGYLMLTSRRSRNA, encoded by the coding sequence ATGACGGTGACCAGCACCGCTTCGACGGCACCACCTTCCGGCGCCGAGCCGAACGGTTCCCGAGCCAGACGTCCCAGGATCAGCAAACGCAGCGTGCCGTACCTGCTGCTGGCACCCGCGCTCTTCTTCGAGTTGCTGGTGCACATCGTGCCGATGCTCGGTGGACTCTGGATGAGCTTTCTGCGGCTCAACCAGTTCTTCCTGCGCGAGTGGATGAGCGCTCCGTTCACCGGGCTGCAGAACTACCGCTTCGCGCTGGATTTCGACGGCGCCGCCGGGGTCGAACTGTTCCAGTCCTTCGCCGTGACCATCGCCTTCGCGGTCATCACCGTGGGGGTGTCCTGGGTGATGGGGCTGGCCGCGGCGCTGTTCCTGCAGCGGTCCTTCCCCGGCAGGACCCTGCTGCGCGGGCTGTTCCTGGTGCCGTACGCCCTACCGATCTACACCTCGGTGATGATCTGGAAGTTCATGCTCGACCGCAGCGACGGTATGGTCAACGCGACGTTGTCCGATCTGGGGCTGGGCGGTGAACGTTTCTGGCTGCTCGGAAACAACGCGTTTCTGAGCCTGACGGTGACCGCGATATGGCGGTTGTGGCCGTTTGCCTTCCTCGCCCTGATGGCGGGACTGCAGTCCATTCCGACCGACATCTACGACGCCGCCGCGGTGGACGGTGCCGGGCTCTGGCAGCAGATACGCACGATCACCGTGCCGATGTTGCAGCCGGTCAGTCAGGTGCTGATCCTGGTGCTGTTCCTGTGGACGTTCAACGACTTCAACGTTCCCTATCTGCTGTTCGACCAGGCGGTTCCCTCCTCGGCGAATCTCATATCGATCCACATTTATCAGAACTCGTTCTTGACCTGGAACTTCGGACTCGGCTCGGCCATGTCGACCCTGTTGCTGCTGTTCCTGCTCGTCATCACCGCCGGGTACCTGATGCTGACTTCGAGGAGGAGCCGCAATGCGTGA